The following are encoded in a window of Roseivirga misakiensis genomic DNA:
- the paaN gene encoding phenylacetic acid degradation protein PaaN — protein sequence MGLSPANKEILDKAIEALHTRVFHAQYPEHPSPKIYGETADEDGKNAFKALRKGRFEELQQQGEIAWVGEEDSPYFAEPVGTTYPQFTNEVLIERAEKAFHSWRKVSKEDRAQVLIDSLERFSKRFFENAYATMHTTGQGYMMAFQASGPHAADRALEAVAAGYEELGRFPDSTVWEKPMGKYNLVINKEWRAVPKGIGLVIGCSTFPTWNSVPGVYADLMMGNSVLVKPHPGAVLPMAIVVAEIRNALRDAGFDPDACQLAIDTKSAPIAKELAEHKAVKVVDFTGNSEFGSYLETLPKAVFTEKTGVNSIILDSVEDLDKVIQNITFSVALYSGQMCTAPQNFFIPAGGVKTPEGVVSFDEVAQKFADFTNGLINNPKAGPFVAGTIQNPATAERTVEASKAIGGKTWLETRNIEQPIPYFKNARTQTPTVIELTAGDKDKFSKEMFGPIAFLIKTKDTKESVALAKEMAESYGAISCGAYTTDNDMKEYIADEMSLAATPVSFNLVGQIFVNQNAAFSDFHVTGGNPAGNASFTNPDYVNRRFTWVGMREPAPRG from the coding sequence ATGGGATTGTCACCAGCAAATAAAGAAATTTTAGATAAGGCGATCGAAGCCTTACACACCAGAGTTTTTCACGCACAATATCCAGAGCATCCATCGCCTAAGATTTATGGCGAAACCGCGGATGAAGATGGAAAAAATGCATTTAAAGCTTTGAGAAAAGGGAGGTTTGAGGAGCTTCAACAGCAAGGCGAAATAGCTTGGGTTGGCGAAGAAGACTCACCATATTTTGCTGAACCAGTGGGCACCACTTATCCTCAATTTACAAACGAGGTCCTGATTGAACGTGCCGAGAAGGCATTCCATAGCTGGAGAAAGGTGTCAAAAGAAGATCGTGCACAGGTATTAATCGATTCTCTTGAAAGGTTTTCGAAAAGGTTTTTCGAGAATGCTTATGCCACTATGCATACAACCGGTCAAGGTTATATGATGGCTTTCCAAGCTTCTGGCCCTCATGCTGCCGACCGAGCATTAGAAGCTGTAGCTGCTGGCTATGAAGAATTGGGAAGGTTTCCTGATTCAACGGTGTGGGAAAAACCAATGGGTAAGTACAACTTGGTGATTAACAAAGAATGGAGAGCTGTTCCTAAAGGAATTGGCCTGGTTATCGGCTGTTCTACTTTCCCGACATGGAATTCTGTTCCTGGCGTATATGCCGATTTGATGATGGGTAATTCAGTATTAGTAAAACCACATCCGGGTGCGGTATTGCCTATGGCCATTGTAGTGGCTGAGATTAGAAATGCACTCAGAGATGCTGGCTTTGATCCAGATGCGTGCCAGCTCGCAATCGACACTAAATCAGCACCAATTGCAAAGGAACTTGCAGAGCATAAAGCCGTCAAGGTTGTGGATTTCACAGGTAATTCTGAATTCGGTTCTTATTTAGAGACTTTACCGAAGGCGGTATTTACTGAAAAAACAGGGGTTAATTCAATCATACTAGACTCTGTGGAAGACCTAGATAAAGTAATCCAGAACATTACCTTTTCTGTGGCGCTTTATTCTGGTCAGATGTGTACGGCTCCTCAAAACTTCTTTATCCCAGCAGGTGGTGTGAAAACTCCAGAGGGCGTTGTTTCATTTGATGAAGTAGCTCAGAAATTTGCTGATTTCACCAATGGACTTATCAATAACCCTAAAGCAGGGCCTTTTGTGGCGGGTACTATTCAGAATCCAGCTACGGCAGAACGAACAGTTGAGGCATCAAAAGCTATTGGGGGTAAAACTTGGTTGGAAACAAGAAATATTGAGCAGCCCATTCCGTATTTCAAAAATGCGAGAACGCAAACACCTACAGTTATTGAGTTAACCGCAGGAGACAAGGATAAATTCTCGAAAGAAATGTTCGGGCCGATTGCTTTCTTAATTAAAACGAAGGATACAAAAGAGTCTGTTGCTTTAGCAAAGGAAATGGCCGAGTCTTATGGCGCAATTTCATGTGGTGCCTACACTACTGATAATGATATGAAAGAATATATAGCTGATGAAATGTCTTTAGCGGCAACTCCAGTGTCTTTCAATTTAGTTGGTCAGATATTCGTGAATCAGAATGCAGCATTTTCTGATTTCCACGTGACTGGTGGTAACCCAGCAGGAAATGCCTCTTTCACAAATCCAGATTATGTCAATCGTCGATTTACATGGGTGGGTATGAGAGAACCAGCTCCAAGGGGCTAA
- a CDS encoding exo-beta-N-acetylmuramidase NamZ family protein has protein sequence MIRVLLSLCIISLFACSSAQELELGAARLDEYLPLLEGKRVGLVVNQTSVIGNTHLVDTLLSRGVNVVKVMAPEHGFRGEAPDGATIDDAKDSKTGLPIISIYGKSKKPSPEMLADLDVIIFDIQDVGVRFYTFISTMHYVMEASAENNKQVIIFDRPNPNGMLVDGPVKDDDISSFVGMHPIPVVHGLTVGELAQMINQEGWLKNAVKSDLTVIPMKGWDHKMTYNLPIAPSPNLPTNNAITLYPSLGLFEGTVVSVGRGTDFPFEVIGHPDYSQGTFSFTPAPNSGSKYPPLEGELCQGQYFGDQIAQHEFSLKYLMKYYADLKDDTTFFRPYINQLTGTKSFREQVEKGWTEEQIRATWQPKLDAYKVIRKKYLLYPDFE, from the coding sequence ATGATTAGAGTACTGCTTAGCCTATGCATTATTTCTCTTTTTGCCTGTTCAAGTGCGCAAGAACTTGAGTTGGGCGCCGCACGACTAGACGAATATCTCCCCCTTTTAGAGGGTAAACGCGTGGGTCTAGTGGTGAACCAGACATCTGTCATAGGTAACACTCATTTGGTGGACACCTTACTGTCTCGTGGCGTGAATGTAGTAAAGGTAATGGCACCTGAACACGGTTTTCGGGGTGAAGCGCCTGATGGTGCAACAATTGATGATGCCAAAGATTCTAAAACTGGCTTACCGATAATTTCTATTTACGGAAAGTCAAAAAAACCTAGCCCAGAAATGCTAGCAGATTTAGATGTTATCATTTTTGATATTCAAGATGTAGGCGTTCGGTTTTACACCTTCATCAGTACCATGCACTATGTGATGGAAGCCTCTGCTGAAAATAATAAACAAGTAATCATTTTTGACAGACCAAACCCTAATGGAATGTTGGTAGATGGCCCAGTAAAAGATGATGACATCAGTAGTTTTGTGGGCATGCACCCTATCCCTGTAGTCCATGGCCTCACTGTAGGCGAACTTGCTCAAATGATCAACCAAGAAGGGTGGTTAAAAAATGCGGTAAAGAGCGACCTGACCGTAATCCCTATGAAAGGTTGGGATCATAAAATGACTTATAACCTGCCTATAGCTCCTTCACCAAATTTACCAACAAACAATGCGATTACGCTCTATCCAAGTCTAGGCTTATTTGAAGGGACAGTAGTGAGTGTGGGTAGAGGAACCGATTTTCCATTTGAAGTCATTGGGCATCCAGATTACTCTCAAGGCACTTTCAGTTTTACTCCAGCTCCAAATTCGGGTTCGAAATATCCACCTTTAGAAGGCGAGTTGTGCCAAGGTCAATATTTTGGTGATCAAATAGCCCAACACGAGTTTAGCTTGAAATACCTTATGAAATACTATGCCGATTTAAAGGATGACACTACTTTTTTCAGGCCATATATCAACCAATTGACTGGAACCAAATCCTTTCGGGAGCAAGTAGAAAAAGGTTGGACTGAAGAACAGATTAGAGCCACTTGGCAGCCAAAGCTGGATGCTTACAAAGTCATTAGAAAAAAGTATTTACTATATCCCGATTTCGAATAA
- a CDS encoding SDR family oxidoreductase yields MKDLKDNTIWITGASSGIGEALAIQLSVMGVNLILSARRTVELERVRALCASPEKVKILPLDLTDLDSHGEKTTEAISLFGQVDHLINNGGRSQRSLVKDTILQVDRDLMEVNYFGSVSLTKQLLPHMLKRGSGHFTIITSLTGVFGTPYRSGYAASKHALHGFYDSMRAELEDVGIKVTIAAPGFVKTNVSINAFQGDGQALGQMDDAQANGLTPDECAKAIIKAIRKQKREVYIGKESYAAYVKRYLPWLFARLIKKAKVR; encoded by the coding sequence ATGAAAGATCTAAAAGACAATACAATTTGGATTACAGGCGCTTCTTCAGGAATAGGTGAAGCCTTAGCCATACAACTCTCAGTCATGGGGGTAAACCTGATACTTTCTGCCAGAAGAACGGTTGAACTAGAACGAGTTAGGGCACTTTGCGCTTCTCCTGAAAAAGTAAAAATCCTTCCGCTTGATCTTACTGATTTAGATAGTCATGGTGAAAAGACAACTGAGGCCATATCTCTTTTCGGCCAAGTAGATCATTTAATCAACAACGGTGGTCGAAGTCAACGATCGCTTGTCAAAGACACTATTCTTCAGGTGGATCGTGATTTAATGGAGGTCAATTATTTTGGATCTGTCAGTCTCACCAAACAACTTCTGCCGCATATGCTTAAGCGTGGAAGTGGTCATTTTACAATTATCACCAGTTTAACCGGTGTTTTTGGAACACCATATCGGTCTGGGTATGCGGCTAGTAAACACGCACTCCATGGTTTCTATGATAGCATGAGAGCTGAACTAGAGGATGTTGGGATAAAAGTGACAATTGCCGCACCAGGGTTTGTAAAAACGAATGTCTCTATCAATGCCTTTCAAGGCGACGGTCAAGCGTTAGGTCAAATGGATGATGCTCAAGCAAATGGCCTCACACCTGATGAATGCGCCAAAGCGATCATTAAAGCGATCAGAAAACAAAAAAGGGAGGTCTATATCGGTAAGGAGTCTTATGCCGCTTATGTGAAAAGGTACTTACCATGGCTCTTCGCCCGGTTGATCAAGAAAGCGAAGGTGAGATAG
- a CDS encoding dihydrofolate reductase, with product MISTIVVAKAKNNAIGKNNDLLWRLPDDFKFFKQVTLDHFVILGRKTFESLPGLLPRRTFVIITRQKEYQAPEGHFVAHSLEEAYRICQEQTQQEVFVIGGGVIYKESIDKGLIDKMFITEVDANIEDADTFFPEFSMNEWKEVAREYHSADDKHEYAFDFVTYSKV from the coding sequence ATGATTAGTACGATTGTAGTCGCAAAAGCTAAAAACAATGCCATTGGAAAAAATAACGACCTTCTATGGCGTCTACCTGATGATTTCAAATTCTTTAAGCAGGTCACGCTAGACCATTTTGTTATTCTTGGAAGAAAGACTTTCGAATCTTTACCTGGCTTACTACCGAGAAGAACCTTCGTAATTATCACAAGACAAAAGGAATATCAAGCACCTGAAGGACACTTTGTTGCTCACAGTTTAGAAGAAGCTTACAGAATATGCCAAGAACAAACACAGCAAGAAGTATTTGTAATCGGTGGCGGAGTGATTTATAAAGAATCTATCGATAAAGGTCTGATTGATAAAATGTTCATTACCGAAGTCGATGCCAATATTGAGGACGCGGACACCTTCTTCCCTGAATTCAGCATGAATGAATGGAAAGAAGTGGCTAGGGAGTATCACTCTGCAGATGATAAGCACGAATACGCTTTTGATTTCGTCACCTACTCTAAAGTCTGA
- a CDS encoding GIY-YIG nuclease family protein: MPKGGYTYIMSNKQRTTLYIGVTSDLETRVYQHRNGEGSKFTKKYRCYHLIYFEVFEAIESAIEREKVLKRWNRSWKEELIKGFNPQLRDLWDQIQGFN; encoded by the coding sequence ATGCCAAAAGGTGGTTATACCTACATCATGTCGAACAAGCAAAGGACTACTTTATACATAGGTGTTACTTCTGATTTAGAAACTCGAGTTTATCAACATAGAAATGGGGAAGGATCAAAGTTTACAAAAAAGTATAGATGCTATCATTTGATCTATTTCGAAGTATTTGAAGCGATTGAATCGGCAATTGAACGAGAAAAGGTCCTGAAACGATGGAATAGATCTTGGAAGGAAGAATTAATAAAGGGCTTCAATCCGCAGTTGAGAGATCTTTGGGATCAAATTCAAGGCTTTAACTAG
- a CDS encoding RDD family protein, translating into MNYPATSFRVKASLIDAVLILLIMVISAYLIDSVGAVPDWVRAMVMIILFVIYEPLTVGIAGGTLGHRIQGLEVRRVSDTSQRIGLMMAIIRVVFKFALGLFSILTSYLRSDNRCIHDLVCGSVVVYRSQANTISPSLS; encoded by the coding sequence ATGAATTATCCTGCAACGAGTTTCAGAGTAAAGGCTTCACTAATTGATGCTGTTTTGATTCTTTTAATTATGGTTATCTCTGCCTATTTAATTGATTCCGTTGGAGCGGTTCCTGATTGGGTTAGGGCTATGGTTATGATAATCTTGTTTGTCATTTATGAACCTTTAACAGTTGGCATTGCCGGTGGAACGCTGGGTCATAGAATACAAGGATTGGAAGTTAGACGTGTATCAGATACGTCGCAAAGAATTGGGCTGATGATGGCGATTATTAGAGTAGTATTCAAATTTGCCCTTGGCCTGTTTTCAATTCTGACTTCATATCTAAGATCGGATAATAGATGTATTCATGATTTGGTTTGCGGTTCTGTTGTTGTTTACAGAAGTCAAGCTAATACTATCTCACCTTCGCTTTCTTGA
- a CDS encoding M20 family peptidase encodes MKKFALGVLVILVLFVAFLLVKTFTFTSIQAEIAVIDKIPVGDASITRLQEALRLKTISFENEADFDPTPFQDFNDILNRNYPLTDSLLNHQIFSEYSHLYEWKGRNLSLAPIVLMGHIDVVPIASPDKWSVDPFAGEIKDGEIWGRGTIDDKFSVIGILESVEMLLKEGFQPERTIYLAFGHDEEIGGEKGAVVIAKHLENQGVKAAYVLDEGYAITQKLVPGIEADVAMIGIGEKGSTTIEFTVDMDGGHSSKPAKETAIDVLAKAISDLKASPLEASISEAMNGFMDYLGPEMGFVNKLAFANRDLFKGMIISTYENASTAGNALVRTTTAPTVFEAGVKENVIPTYARALVNFRIVPGQTAEDILVHANKVIGDDRVKAKFSGFNSEPSPVSSIETEGFETINKTIKQIFDKTLTGPNLVIAATDSRHFSAVSPNIYRFVPYHINEDNIDTFHGIDERIPIDDYKDAIRFYIQLIKNSNSSQ; translated from the coding sequence ATGAAGAAATTTGCTCTTGGTGTTCTAGTTATCCTCGTTTTATTCGTTGCCTTTCTGCTCGTAAAAACTTTCACGTTCACATCCATTCAGGCTGAAATAGCAGTGATCGATAAAATTCCGGTCGGCGACGCTTCAATTACCCGTCTCCAAGAAGCCTTAAGGCTAAAAACTATTTCTTTCGAAAACGAAGCAGACTTCGATCCTACGCCTTTTCAAGATTTCAACGATATATTAAATCGAAATTACCCGTTGACTGACTCGTTACTCAATCACCAAATATTTAGCGAATACAGCCATCTATATGAGTGGAAGGGGCGTAATTTAAGCCTTGCACCTATTGTACTTATGGGGCATATTGATGTAGTGCCGATCGCTTCGCCTGATAAATGGTCGGTCGATCCGTTCGCAGGAGAAATCAAGGATGGTGAGATTTGGGGGCGAGGTACCATCGATGATAAATTCTCTGTCATTGGGATTTTAGAATCAGTTGAAATGCTTTTGAAAGAAGGCTTCCAACCAGAAAGAACCATTTACTTAGCCTTCGGTCATGACGAAGAAATTGGTGGTGAAAAAGGTGCCGTTGTCATCGCAAAACACCTGGAAAATCAAGGTGTAAAAGCGGCCTATGTATTGGATGAAGGGTACGCCATCACTCAAAAGTTAGTACCGGGTATTGAGGCAGACGTAGCTATGATCGGCATAGGCGAGAAAGGTTCTACGACTATTGAGTTTACTGTTGATATGGATGGCGGACACTCTTCTAAACCAGCCAAAGAAACTGCTATCGACGTATTAGCTAAGGCTATTTCTGACCTTAAAGCCAGTCCATTAGAAGCATCTATTTCAGAAGCCATGAATGGTTTTATGGATTACTTGGGCCCTGAAATGGGCTTTGTCAATAAACTTGCCTTTGCAAACCGTGACCTTTTCAAAGGCATGATCATAAGTACTTATGAAAACGCTAGTACGGCAGGCAACGCTCTCGTCCGAACCACAACGGCTCCAACTGTTTTTGAAGCTGGTGTAAAAGAAAATGTAATTCCGACCTATGCCAGAGCACTAGTAAACTTCCGAATAGTACCGGGTCAAACAGCTGAAGACATTTTGGTTCATGCCAATAAAGTAATTGGCGATGATCGTGTAAAAGCCAAGTTTTCAGGCTTTAATTCGGAGCCATCCCCAGTTTCTTCTATCGAAACTGAGGGGTTTGAAACAATAAATAAAACGATCAAACAAATTTTCGATAAGACTTTAACTGGACCTAATTTGGTCATAGCAGCCACTGACTCCAGACATTTTAGCGCTGTTAGCCCAAATATCTATCGCTTTGTTCCCTACCATATCAATGAGGACAACATAGATACATTTCACGGTATTGATGAGCGTATTCCTATAGATGACTACAAGGATGCCATTCGCTTCTATATTCAGCTCATCAAAAACTCGAACTCTTCACAGTAA
- a CDS encoding ChaN family lipoprotein — MKTLICSSKSTLVLFLIVCLGFQGVSQDMTPYIIYNAKGKKVSYKKMLKQLEKQDVIFFGEQHNNPIAHWLQYEVTRALHNKRDLILGAEMIEADNQEALDNYLKGTIDQKAFDTLARLWKNYPTDYAPLVDFAKQHELKFIGTNIPRRYANQVYKNGFEVLESLTPTEKSWIASLPIPFDPELPRYVNILSMMGDHGTPNLVKSQASKDATMAHFIAKNHSDGELFIHYNGAYHSDFFEGILWYLNKLKPEYRVITISTVEQADISKLSKDHFGQADFIICVDSHMTKTY, encoded by the coding sequence ATGAAAACTCTAATCTGCAGTTCAAAAAGCACGCTAGTACTTTTTCTTATCGTATGCCTAGGCTTCCAGGGTGTTAGTCAGGATATGACGCCATATATTATCTATAACGCCAAAGGCAAAAAGGTTTCGTACAAGAAAATGTTGAAGCAGCTTGAAAAGCAAGATGTTATCTTTTTTGGCGAACAACATAACAACCCAATTGCTCATTGGCTTCAGTATGAGGTAACTCGAGCACTACACAACAAACGCGATTTAATCCTAGGTGCCGAAATGATAGAGGCTGATAATCAGGAGGCACTGGACAATTATCTCAAAGGAACGATCGACCAAAAAGCCTTTGATACATTGGCACGCCTATGGAAAAATTACCCAACGGATTATGCCCCGCTCGTTGATTTTGCCAAACAGCATGAACTAAAATTTATCGGCACGAATATTCCAAGAAGGTATGCCAATCAAGTGTACAAAAATGGGTTCGAAGTTTTAGAATCACTTACGCCTACGGAGAAATCATGGATAGCATCTTTACCAATTCCATTCGATCCAGAACTACCTCGTTATGTAAACATTCTGAGCATGATGGGCGATCACGGTACCCCGAATCTGGTTAAATCGCAAGCCTCCAAAGACGCCACAATGGCCCACTTCATTGCCAAAAACCATTCTGATGGAGAATTATTCATTCATTACAATGGCGCCTACCATTCTGACTTTTTCGAAGGTATTTTATGGTATTTAAATAAACTAAAGCCAGAATATAGAGTCATCACTATTTCCACCGTAGAACAAGCCGATATCTCCAAACTTTCAAAAGACCATTTTGGTCAGGCAGATTTTATTATTTGTGTAGATAGCCACATGACCAAGACATATTAA
- a CDS encoding AI-2E family transporter: MNDRKTTNILLLIIVIPLVFFLFKTLSFILIPFVSSMFIALLFLPLMRWLKSKGCPKVLSLIIVVLIIATFFKLSGELIQLSSKEILSKDNAFLDQAKVKLSGLLYSIESFFGVDFLQGEDTLASFINQETISKNFAPTVGFISNTLTMTLTTAFFVLLLLAGSIDIQKILRITVLKQQFSSIKTFMKIEKDLITFIKVKFFISLFTGLGIGVSCWAFGVSFPIFWGLFAFAINFLQMVGSVISVVLLAVFSFVEIETTSILFFFVATITGVQVLFGGILEPIFMGKSFSINVITILIMLMLWGYVWGIPGLIMSIPITVFIKILLEQFESTKVIARLISGNNEGIKVKIGKL; encoded by the coding sequence ATGAACGATCGAAAAACGACTAACATATTATTATTGATTATCGTTATTCCTTTGGTTTTTTTCCTCTTTAAAACGTTGTCGTTCATACTGATACCTTTTGTATCGTCGATGTTTATCGCCTTGCTCTTCCTACCCTTGATGCGATGGTTGAAAAGTAAAGGATGTCCCAAAGTTTTGAGCCTAATCATCGTAGTGCTGATTATTGCGACATTCTTCAAGCTCAGTGGTGAACTAATACAACTATCAAGCAAAGAAATCCTTTCTAAAGACAATGCCTTTTTAGATCAGGCGAAAGTAAAACTCAGTGGATTACTCTACTCGATCGAGAGCTTTTTTGGTGTCGATTTCCTACAAGGAGAAGACACATTGGCCTCATTTATCAACCAAGAAACGATCAGTAAGAACTTTGCACCGACGGTGGGTTTTATATCAAATACCCTCACTATGACTCTGACCACAGCATTCTTCGTACTCTTGTTGCTTGCTGGCTCAATAGACATTCAAAAGATTCTGAGAATCACCGTTTTAAAACAACAGTTTTCCTCTATCAAGACCTTTATGAAGATAGAAAAAGACCTTATAACGTTCATTAAGGTAAAGTTCTTCATTAGTTTATTTACGGGCTTAGGCATTGGTGTTTCTTGCTGGGCCTTTGGGGTCAGTTTCCCTATTTTCTGGGGACTTTTCGCCTTTGCGATCAACTTCTTGCAAATGGTTGGCTCGGTGATAAGCGTGGTACTACTAGCTGTTTTTTCTTTCGTTGAAATAGAAACCACATCTATATTGTTCTTCTTCGTAGCCACTATTACAGGTGTTCAAGTACTATTTGGAGGTATTTTAGAGCCTATTTTTATGGGCAAATCGTTCTCCATTAATGTAATCACAATTCTGATCATGTTAATGCTCTGGGGCTATGTATGGGGTATCCCTGGACTAATTATGTCCATCCCCATCACTGTATTTATTAAAATCCTCTTAGAGCAATTCGAAAGCACCAAAGTCATTGCCAGACTAATCTCTGGAAATAATGAAGGCATAAAAGTAAAGATCGGTAAGCTCTAG
- a CDS encoding ABC transporter permease: MNLPYFISKRINATDKGSFSSIIHKVAIASVALGIAIMVISFQVLGGFQNNIKDKIFSFAGHIQIKKYSSTNVYEEDPITMEQERMANLLEDDHVVHVQEFAHKPGLVPHDDEVFSLLFKGITDSFNREFFDEYLIEGAYPNLETDEKASYEILMSRRMANKMRVEIGDRIVTHFIMDPPRTRSFYVTGIFETGLDNFDEQTVIGDMNVIRILNGWAADEVGGYEVFVNDVNDLEGAENAIIPKISVEHYTERADEKFAQIFDWLGLLSQNVFILITLILFVACFNMVSVLFILIMERTQMIGSFKAFGATNKLIRRIFTYNGIRLVIKGLILGNAIAFGFGAIQYFFEVIPLEPATYYMDHVPIDWNWLSTLGINVLTLVLVGLILVIPTAIISRISPVKAIRFD, from the coding sequence TTGAACCTCCCTTACTTCATTTCCAAAAGAATAAATGCTACTGATAAAGGGAGTTTTTCTTCTATCATTCATAAAGTTGCTATAGCAAGTGTGGCTTTGGGAATAGCCATTATGGTCATCTCATTTCAAGTACTAGGTGGCTTTCAGAATAACATAAAAGACAAGATTTTTAGCTTTGCAGGCCATATTCAGATTAAAAAGTACTCCTCTACCAATGTTTATGAAGAGGATCCGATCACTATGGAACAAGAAAGGATGGCCAACCTTCTAGAAGATGATCATGTAGTGCATGTTCAAGAATTTGCGCATAAGCCAGGACTTGTCCCTCATGATGACGAAGTGTTTTCCCTTTTATTCAAAGGCATCACAGATTCTTTTAACCGAGAGTTCTTTGACGAATATTTGATCGAAGGGGCATATCCAAATCTGGAAACGGATGAAAAAGCTTCTTATGAGATATTAATGAGTCGTCGGATGGCCAATAAAATGCGCGTTGAAATAGGCGATCGTATTGTTACACATTTTATTATGGACCCACCTAGAACCAGGTCTTTTTATGTGACTGGCATTTTCGAAACGGGCTTAGATAATTTCGATGAGCAAACCGTCATTGGCGATATGAATGTGATTAGGATCTTAAATGGCTGGGCGGCTGATGAGGTTGGAGGTTATGAAGTTTTCGTAAATGATGTGAACGATTTGGAAGGCGCAGAAAATGCTATTATCCCCAAAATAAGTGTCGAGCACTACACTGAACGAGCCGATGAAAAGTTTGCTCAGATATTTGACTGGTTAGGACTCTTAAGTCAAAATGTTTTCATTTTGATCACGCTTATTCTTTTCGTTGCCTGCTTTAATATGGTTTCGGTGTTGTTTATCCTAATCATGGAAAGGACTCAAATGATTGGTTCTTTCAAAGCATTTGGAGCGACCAATAAATTGATCAGAAGGATTTTTACTTATAACGGCATCCGATTGGTAATCAAAGGGCTCATTTTGGGAAATGCTATTGCCTTTGGATTCGGCGCTATTCAGTACTTTTTTGAAGTTATTCCACTTGAACCCGCCACTTATTATATGGATCATGTACCGATCGACTGGAACTGGTTGAGTACTTTGGGTATCAATGTATTGACCTTGGTTTTAGTTGGGCTCATTTTAGTAATTCCAACGGCAATAATCTCAAGAATTAGCCCAGTTAAGGCCATCAGATTCGACTAG
- the fmt gene encoding methionyl-tRNA formyltransferase translates to MQDLRIIYMGTPEFAVPSLQILVENSLNVVAVITAPDRPKGRGRKLTTTPVKDYAVSQNIPVLQPTNLKNPEFLEELKGYNANLQIVVAFRMLPVAVWDMPEIGTFNLHGSLLPQYRGAAPINWAIINGEKETGVTTFFLKHEIDTGNIIFQEKEPIDENDNVGDVYERLMRKGAQLVLRTVEAIQKGDYPQEVQDESVDIKHAPKIFKETCEIDWSKSADEVHNFVRGLSPYPAAWSILNGKKFKIYETKKVNSEQNIGEPGTVETDNKSYLNVMTGSGPISIASLQMDGKKRMDIKSFLLGNTL, encoded by the coding sequence ATGCAGGATTTACGGATCATATACATGGGTACGCCAGAATTTGCCGTACCTAGTTTGCAAATACTAGTTGAGAATAGTCTCAATGTTGTAGCGGTTATCACTGCTCCCGACAGACCTAAAGGACGGGGCCGAAAACTGACCACTACGCCGGTAAAAGATTACGCTGTTTCCCAAAACATACCGGTTCTGCAACCCACAAACCTAAAAAACCCTGAATTTCTGGAAGAGTTAAAGGGCTATAACGCGAACCTTCAAATCGTAGTGGCATTTAGAATGCTACCCGTGGCCGTATGGGACATGCCTGAAATTGGAACATTTAACCTTCACGGTTCATTATTACCTCAGTATAGAGGGGCAGCACCAATTAATTGGGCCATTATAAATGGTGAAAAAGAAACTGGGGTGACCACTTTCTTTTTAAAGCATGAAATCGATACGGGCAACATCATTTTCCAAGAGAAGGAACCGATCGATGAGAATGATAACGTGGGCGATGTTTATGAACGACTAATGCGTAAAGGGGCTCAATTAGTGCTCAGAACAGTAGAAGCAATTCAAAAAGGAGACTATCCACAAGAAGTACAAGACGAAAGTGTGGACATAAAGCATGCCCCAAAGATATTTAAGGAGACCTGCGAAATTGATTGGTCTAAATCGGCTGATGAAGTCCATAATTTTGTGCGTGGCTTATCACCATACCCTGCAGCATGGAGCATTTTGAATGGAAAGAAATTCAAGATTTACGAAACAAAAAAAGTTAATTCGGAACAAAACATTGGAGAACCCGGCACTGTAGAAACGGATAACAAATCTTATTTGAATGTGATGACAGGATCAGGTCCCATTTCCATTGCATCACTCCAAATGGACGGAAAGAAGCGTATGGATATTAAATCCTTTTTACTTGGAAACACATTATGA